The following proteins come from a genomic window of Paeniglutamicibacter kerguelensis:
- a CDS encoding amidohydrolase family protein encodes MMERLDAHLHLWQIGDPGAYPWLTPDLGELYADFTPSMAEAELADSAVDGAILVQAADTLADTEFMLGVAAEYDWVLGVVGWVDLCAPQSLEDQLESWRGSGPFCGVRHLVHDDPRADFLERPDVSASLELLAKHDIPLDIPDAFPRHLDQALRVAARHPDLRIVVDHLAKPPLGSSDGAFAAWRDSFTRLAQLPQVFTKLSGLRIPHAGYDVSKLRPAFDVALEAFGPGRMMYGGDWPMTVPAGGYAPTLRVFETLVGTLAVAEQESLWAGTARRVYPNLRSKIG; translated from the coding sequence ATGATGGAGCGACTGGATGCGCATCTGCATCTGTGGCAGATTGGCGACCCCGGGGCGTACCCGTGGCTCACCCCGGACTTGGGGGAGCTGTATGCGGACTTCACGCCGAGCATGGCGGAGGCGGAGCTGGCGGACAGCGCCGTCGATGGCGCAATCCTGGTGCAGGCCGCCGACACCCTGGCCGACACCGAGTTCATGCTGGGCGTTGCGGCCGAGTATGACTGGGTGCTCGGGGTCGTCGGCTGGGTGGATCTCTGCGCGCCTCAATCGCTCGAGGACCAGCTCGAGTCGTGGCGCGGGTCGGGTCCGTTCTGCGGGGTGCGCCATCTGGTGCACGACGATCCACGGGCGGACTTCCTCGAGCGACCCGACGTCTCGGCGTCCCTTGAGTTGCTGGCGAAGCACGACATCCCGCTGGATATCCCCGACGCTTTCCCCCGGCACCTGGACCAGGCGCTCCGTGTGGCAGCAAGGCACCCGGACCTGCGGATCGTGGTCGACCATCTGGCCAAGCCGCCGCTGGGTTCCAGCGATGGCGCATTTGCCGCCTGGCGGGATTCCTTCACGCGGCTGGCGCAACTGCCCCAGGTTTTCACCAAGCTCTCGGGCCTGCGCATCCCGCATGCAGGCTATGACGTCTCCAAGCTGCGGCCGGCCTTTGACGTTGCGCTGGAAGCCTTCGGCCCGGGCCGCATGATGTACGGCGGCGACTGGCCAATGACGGTTCCGGCCGGCGGTTACGCGCCGACCTTGCGGGTGTTTGAAACCCTGGTGGGAACGCTCGCGGTGGCCGAACAGGAGTCCCTCTGGGCCGGGACCGCACGACGAGTTTACCCAAACCTCCGATCAAAGATCGGATGA
- a CDS encoding aldo/keto reductase, whose translation MRESLAGLGFGDPGFGRNLGFGAAALGNLYRPMDEATAQATLQAAYDSGARYFDTAPHYGLGLSESRIGAWLGGGVVREDLVLSSKVGRVLEPNAGFAGELDDEGFAVPAATRRRWDPSDAGIRSSIESTLERLGSDYLDIVFLHDPDAYDLESGIVQGLPVLEKLRAEGLVQAIGVGTNSTGAAAECVRRADLDLVMLAGRYTLLEQPAAAELLPLCMERSVGIVNVGVYNSGLLASAVVPGNANYNYEPAPAHVLERARALAAVAAEFDTDLPTAAVQFAMRHPGIVSVMLGASTPEQARVNATRAHARVDEGLWDALAQRRLLNGALAIR comes from the coding sequence ATGCGCGAGTCCCTGGCCGGCCTCGGGTTCGGAGACCCGGGTTTCGGGCGAAACCTCGGATTCGGCGCGGCGGCGCTTGGCAACCTCTACCGGCCGATGGATGAGGCCACCGCGCAGGCGACGCTGCAGGCGGCCTACGATTCCGGTGCCCGCTACTTCGACACGGCACCGCACTATGGGCTCGGGCTTTCCGAGTCCCGCATCGGTGCGTGGCTCGGCGGCGGTGTCGTCCGCGAGGACCTTGTGCTCTCCAGCAAGGTCGGGCGGGTCCTCGAACCCAACGCGGGCTTTGCCGGGGAACTCGATGACGAGGGCTTCGCGGTCCCCGCCGCAACCCGCAGGCGCTGGGACCCCTCGGATGCCGGCATCCGGTCCAGCATCGAGTCCACGCTCGAACGCCTGGGCAGCGACTACCTGGACATCGTGTTCCTGCACGACCCCGATGCCTACGACCTTGAATCCGGCATCGTCCAGGGCCTGCCCGTGCTCGAAAAGCTCCGCGCGGAGGGGCTCGTCCAGGCCATCGGGGTGGGCACCAACTCCACCGGTGCAGCCGCCGAATGCGTGCGGCGGGCCGACCTTGACCTGGTGATGCTCGCGGGCAGATACACGCTGCTGGAACAGCCCGCCGCGGCAGAACTGCTGCCCCTGTGCATGGAACGGTCCGTGGGCATCGTCAACGTGGGTGTCTACAACTCCGGGTTGCTGGCTTCCGCCGTCGTTCCCGGGAACGCGAACTACAACTACGAACCGGCCCCCGCGCACGTCCTTGAACGTGCGAGGGCGCTGGCCGCGGTGGCCGCGGAGTTCGACACCGATCTGCCCACCGCCGCCGTTCAGTTTGCGATGCGGCACCCGGGCATCGTCTCGGTGATGCTCGGCGCTTCCACCCCGGAGCAAGCTCGGGTGAACGCAACCCGTGCCCATGCCCGCGTCGACGAGGGGTTGTGGGACGCGTTGGCCCAAAGGAGGTTGCTCAATGGCGCACTGGCCATCCGGTAG